In Kogia breviceps isolate mKogBre1 chromosome 7, mKogBre1 haplotype 1, whole genome shotgun sequence, a single window of DNA contains:
- the BTBD10 gene encoding BTB/POZ domain-containing protein 10 isoform X8: protein MAGRPHPYDSNSSDPENWDRKLHSRPRKLYKHSSAPSRVAKGVVEHTKMSLHGASGGHERSRDRRRSSDRSRDSSHERTESQLTPCIRNVTSPTRQHHVEREKDHSSSRPSSPRPQKASPSGSNSSAGNSSRNSSQSSSDGSCKTSGEMVFVYENAKEGARNVRTSERVTLIVDNTRFVVDPSIFTAQPNTMLGRMFGSGREHNFTRPNEKGEYEVAEGIGSTVFRAILDYYKTGIIRCPDGISIPELREACDYLCISFEYSTIKCRDLSALMHELSNDGARRQFEFYLEEMILPLMVASAQSGERECHIVVLTDDDVVDWDEEYPPQMGEEYSQIHLLREITPPEREKARKVHQSNSLKCPAHLEDSTCCQWNLYIAQNYIDFSSTLKIEMWPNQF from the exons TGCTCCCTCACGTGTTGCTAAAGGAGTTGTTGAGCACACCAAAATGAGTCTACATGGTGCTAGTGGGGGACATGAGAGATCAAGAGATAGACGAAGGTCAAGTGACCGATCTCGAGATTCATCTCACGAAAGAACAGAATCTCAGCTCACTCCTTGTATTAGAAATGTTACTTCTCCAACACGACAGCACCATGTTG AACGTGAAAAAGATCACAGCTCCTCTCGTCCAAGCAGTCCTCGTCCTCAAAAAGCATCTCCAAGTGGTTCCAATAGCAGTGCTGGGAACAGCAGCAGAAACAGTAGTCAGTCAAGTTCAGATGGTAGCTGTAAGACATCTGGGGAAATGGTGTTTGTGTATGAAAACGCAAAAGAAGGAGCTCGGAATGTAAGAACGTCAGAACGAGTGACGCTAATAGTGGATAACACTAGATTTGTTGTAGACCCATCCATTTTTACTGCACAGCCAAATACAATGTTGGGCAG GATGTTTGGATCTGGCAGAGAACATAACTTTACACGTCCCAATGAGAAGGGAGAGTATGAGGTGGCAGAGGGGATTGGCTCTACTGTGTTTAGAGCTATTCTG gattactataaaacaggaataatcCGTTGTCCTGATGGCATATCTATTCCTGAACTGAGAGAAGCATGCGACTATCTTTGTATCTCTTTTGAATATAGTACTATTAAATGTAGAGATCTCA GTGCCCTAATGCATGAGTTGTCAAATGACGGTGCTCGTAGACAGTTCGAATTTTACCTGGAAGAAATGATTCTTCCTCTCATGGTAGCTAGTGCCCAGAGTGGGGAACGCGAATGCCACATAGTGGTGCTTACAGACGATGATGTGGTTGATTGGGATGAAGAATATCCACCACAGATGGGAGAAGAATATTCACAAA TTCACCTTTTAAGGGAGATAACTCCACCTGAAAGAGAGAAGGCGAGGAAAGTCCATCAGTCTAACTCCCTGAAGTGCCCAGCACATTTGGAAGACTCAACATGTTGTCAGTGGAAT TTATATATAGCACAAAATTATATAGATTTTTCAAGTACATTGAAAATAGAGATGTGGCCAAATCAGTTTTGA